A region of the Polynucleobacter sp. MWH-Braz-FAM2G genome:
TCTGCTTCAACCGTTTCAGGTGATACAACTCCCTACTCAAAACCACATCCAGAGCCCATCTTGCATGCCGCTAGATTAGCGAATATTGATCCAACCAAATCACTTTATGTAGGTGATGACATTCGAGATGTCATTGCAGGCAAAGCAGCAGGAATGAAAACCGTAGCAGCTGCTTATGGCTACTGTGGCTGTAAAGAGCCTCCAGAGGTCTGGGGAGCTGATTATGTAATCAACAACCCACTCGACTTACTAAAAATCATCTTTCCCAACAGGGAATAACTCAAAGATATCAAGCAATTTAAAGTCAGCGGCTTTAAAATAGATACTCTTATGCATGAACTCTGGGGTCGACATGGTTTCGACGTGGATTACAAAGCATCAAGGGCATACCGAGGACCCGTTATCTCGTAAATCAATGGGAATGCAATAACTGCTAACGACGAACGTTACGCACTAGCCGCTTAAATGCGGTTGCCCCTGAACTGATTCTCTCTTGGGTCAGGTAGCGCAAGCTACATCAGGGTCATATACAAGAGATAAGACTATTTTGCGTCACGAAGAATAGTACGAAAACCTAGTGAATCGTCAGAGAAGAACGTGTCAATCCGTGCTTAACTGATTAAATCAAATGATATGACTAAGTATGTAGAACTTGTTGTAGAGGATTTGCGGACGCGGGTTCGATTCCCGCCGACTCCACCATTACCATTCATTGGACCGCCCAATGTTTCTAATAAGTCCTGAGTTAAGATCGATTAATCGTTGGAAATAGATCCTAATTCAAGACTTTGATGAAATTTACCCGCTACCCCATTCTGTTGCTTCCCATCCTCCTTTTGGGTTGCGTTCATGCCAACTCAAATTGGAGTTATTGGCACGGCTATTCTGGCGAAACATTCGCCGACAGTTTTGCCACAAAGGTGGTATTTCAAAACGAAGTGATTTCTCCAGAGAATCAAATCGTTAGTTTTACGCTGACGGATTCGTCCAAAGTAATTGGAAATAATGCTGAATTGGCCCAACGAGGATATGACCGTTATAAGTTTGAGTCCATCATTAACGAGGTGTTAGCGGAGAAGCATTTGATTAGCCCAAGCGCGGGCACTGGTCTAAACATGGATGTCACGGTGGTAAATATTAGATTCCCAAATAAAGCGGAAGCAAAACTCATGACCTCCTCCGAGCTTGGAGATTCTCAAGTAATCATGCAGGCCATCGTCAAAGACAAGAACGGGAATGCGGTTGCAGAATACAAATACGAAGCTATCAACAATTGCCGAGTTTGCAGCTACGAACAAAATGCTACGGTCCTGTTTAGAACTGCGGCCTCAATGACGGCCCATGCGATAGCAACAAAAAAGAATTGATCTTCAGGTCATTAATTAACGACTCATTTAAATTCGATTGCAAGCGTTTTATTGTTTTAATTGCACCGTAATCATTAAATTGGCGCAGATTTAACCGGCAAGGATAAATATCTCTATTTTAGAAGCTTTCTCCATCTACGCTATGAATCAACCTATAATGACATCAAATGCTCTCGAATATTTCCCAAAGAGGCATTCAATTTGCAAGGCGCAAAAATATGGCTTCAAAAATATTATTATTTTTTAGGAATTTAATTCATCAAGAAGATGGCATCACTGCCATTGAGTACGCTCTAATAGCGGGCGCAATTCTAGTGGCTATTTATCTTATTGTTGGTAAAGTTGGCACCTCTTCCAGTGCAACTTTTAGCGCAATCAACTCAGCAATATAAAAAAATTACCGTAGATTGCTTCGGGCCTTCCCGATTGAATTTGCATAGTCTCTAGCTGTTTTTTCTTGCCCACTTTGGCTTAAGTGGCAGTCATCCTCAACACGTCTATCTTGTCTTTCTAATAAAACGTCAGTATCAGCCCCCAAGAAAATCTGCTTGCTATCAATCAGTGCTTTCTGCCCACGAGCAACTGGATTATTAACGTGCCATGTAGGGTCAGAGCCACATTTAGTCGAGATGGAAATAAATATTTTTGCATTCGCGATGCTACTCCCAAGAGAATCAACAAGGGAATGAAATGAACGGAAATACTCATCTGCTGAAGTGCCAAGAAGAAAATCAGCCTCTCCTTGGTGCCAAATAATATCTGTAACTCTATAAGAAGCTTCCGGCCCTTTTAAAGAATCAAGCAAGATATTATTCAAGTCTCCTCCTGATTTCCAGCGGGATATAGGAGTTCCACCTATGCCCGCCGATATGATGATTACATTTTCATAGATGCCATCTTTGATCAATTTATCAGCAAGCGGCGTGATAAATTCCCCATAAATCCCAGAGGCTCCTAACAATGGTGAAGATGCCACATAACATCTTCCATCGAAGTAATTAAAAACCTTATCTGGAAACTCAGTTGCATATATCTTTTCAGCATAATTTGCTGAATTTGACTGGCCTATAACAAGCAATACACCGGTTTCTTTCTTCTGTGTCGGACATTCGACTTTGGTCTTACCAGGAAAACTTACCAATCTTTCGTATTTATCTATGCGAATGAAATCTTTCCTATAAAAACCAAAATAAATCAGCACAAGATAAAGAATAAAAATCACAATTTTTATTGCATATGAATTTTTCTTTTTCATATTGCTCAGCATCTCACGCCCTTTAGTTAACATCTGCTGATTGCTGAGATATATTCTAATTTATACCAGCTCAGTATTAATGTAAAAATAAATGTCAAGCATGCACCCGTAATACTGACAATTAAACTTTAGCCTCAAATTTTGAGTATGCGGCAATTTTATTAACCAAACATCAAAGTAAAGCAACTTCTTTAGATCAAGGGATTTGCTAATAAAGATGTTCTGGATTTAAGTTTGCTTGATAACGATCGTACATTTTTTGATATAAATCTTCCAAGTCTCTTGTATACGTTTGAGTATCAAACAAAGACTTAGTGTTGAGATGATTTAGCAGTTTGTTTTTAATCGCTTGAAATTTATCATGACTATTGGCAAGCTCAACTGCAAGATTCTCATATTCCTGCATTGAATTAGTAATTAATTCAGGCATTTCTAATGCACTAAGCAAACTAGTGGCCACTCTTCCGGGGAATGTATTCCCTAGGCAAGTCAACACTGGTAATCCGGTCCACAAAGCATCACTAGCGGTAGTGTGCGCATTATATGGAAGGGTGTCCAAGAAAAGATCAGCATTGCTATGACGCGCCAAATGATCCGGAAGCGATAAGCGAGTAGCAAAAATAATCCGGTCTGGTGATACCCCTCTATTTTTTGCCTCAATCCTTAAATTGTTGGCCGCAAAAACATTATCTTCAATTAACCAGAGCACACTTCCATCGACAGCCTTCAAAATCCTCATCCAACAATCAAAAGTTTGAGGAGTAATCTTATAGTTATTATTGAAACAACAATAAACAAATCCATTTTCAGGCAAACCCAATTCTGACCTTGAAAAAATTCGGTCAGAAATGATACGTTTTGAATCATTTGCTTGGTAGCTATTGGGCATATAAGCAATTTTTTCTACGTAATACTCCTGACTTGTAGGAGGAATAATAATAGGATCTGCAATTAAGTAATCCATATAAGATGCACCTAAGGTTCCAGGAAACCCAAGAAAATTTACCTGTATTGGCGCTGGATGCCGAGCAAATACATTTGGACGAGCCTCCCCAAAATAACCATTTAAATTCACTAATATATCTATATCAAGATTTTTTATTAACTCCGCAACAGCTTCGTCCGATAGAGAGCTGATATCAATCATTTCTTGAAAAGCCTGTTCCATCCTATTGCGCAATACACTCCCATCATTCCATCCGTTATCTAAAGCAAAAATTTCGAATTTTTCTTTGTCGTGAGATTCATAAACACCAGTCATAAGCACAGAAGTGGCTTGGTCTCTAAACTCCCCGCACAAATAAGCCGCTCTTATTTTTTTTCTGATTGGTTTAGCTAAAATTGGACCAGCTTGGCGCAAAGGATAGCGTTCATTAGCAAAAATTTTTGCTGCTAATAAAAGATCGCTTTCCGAATGTGATATTCCCTGAAAGCCAAAAGGCTCAACAATTTTTAGGCCGTTTCTCAAATTTTGTTGTATGTGTTCATATAGGCCATCCAAATCAGCCCAATCACATATCAACATCTTGTAATGCAAGATAATTCCGAGCAAGAAGGGTTCTGTGGGTCGGAGTTGATATGCCCTCATATAAGAATTTAATGCCTCGTCGTAGCATTTCAATTCCCCAAGAATCTTGCCCTTATTAAACCAACCCTCCATCAGATCTGGCTTGAGCGATACAGCTTTCTCATAACAAGCCAAAGCTTCTTTGCGCTTTCTCAGATTATCCAAGCTTCTGCCGTAATTAAGCCAAATATCCTGGTTAGATGGATCCAATTTTGCTGCTTGCTGATGATGTTCAAGAGCATCACCATCTCTTTGCAATGAAGAAAGTGCTTTTGCCAAATTAAAACGCAACATCGCATCTTGTGGATTTATCTGCAAACACTGCTCGAAAAACGGCAAGGCTTCATTTGGTCTTCCCATCATCCCACAAACTATCCCCATCAAATGCATAGCATCTAGATTATTTGGAGAGGAAGCAAGGATTTCTTTCAGTAAGAACTGAGCCCTCAAAAGATCCTGATTTTGTAAAGCCGTCAAAACTTGTGTGAGCATGCGAGACTTTAAAAGTTCAAAGACATAATTCTAGGATATTTGAGGACGCAATCGCCATAATGATGTGATCTCCTTAGATCGCGCTTCGTACAATGCATCTGTCTTATCAAATGCTTTCTGGTGTGTTGGCTTAGTATCCAAACGTGAGTTGACTTTTAAGCCAGCTTGCTCAATCCAACTCAGAAGCTCTTCTCTCGTTCTTAAACCCATGTGTTCGGCCAAATCCGAAAGAATTAACCAACCCTCACCATCAGGCAGTAGATGTTCTTTTAATCCACCCAAAAATCCTTTGAGCATCTGACTATCAGGGTCATACACCGCGTGCTCTAGAGAAGAGCTCGGCCTAGCAGGCAACCAAGGGGGGTTGCAAATTACCAGCGTAGCCTTACCTTCTGGAAACAAATCAATCTTTGTCACTTTCACATGAGAATTTAGCTGGAGACGGTTAACATTCTCTAGCGCACAAGCTATTGCACGCTCATTTAAATCAGTGGCGATAATTTCTTGGATACCACGCATAGCTAGTACCACTGCTAGCACCCCAGTTCCTGTGCCAATATCAAACGCAATTGAATTTTGCTTTATTAAAGCTGGGAGCGGAGCTTTAAGAACAAGCTCTATATACTCCCCGCGAATCGGTGAAAACACTCCATAGTGAGGATGAATACGAATCTCTTCCTCATCTCTCGCCAAAATTGGCACACCCTTCTTACGCCACTCATGCGCACTAATCACACCGAGCAATTCACGTAAGGAGATAACATATGGCGAGGACTGCTCACCATAAGCCTCTGCACAAGCTTGGGCTACATCAGGTGCACGCCTCAAAGAAATGCTGTGATCAGCGTTTATAAGAATTAATACCATCCCCAAGATGCGTGCACGTTGTGATTGAGCAAGGCGATGTAGGTTGAACCTATCTAATGGACTCTTCGATTTTTCTTTTGCAACTTTATTTACCCTAGTGGATTTTTTAGAAGGCCTATCTACTCTGCGAACCAATGCTTGCAAGAGTTGTCGAGCATTCTGAAAGTCGCCCTTATAAAGCATCGCTGTGCCTTCACAGGCAAGGCGATATGCAAGATCGGCGGTCAGAGTATCGTCAACAATCTGAATCCTCTTATGTGGTGCGATACCATTTTCAGAATGCCATTTAGCACTATGAGTTTGACCACCATCTTCCCATTGAAGGTTTGTTGACTGAGTCACCTAGGAAACCACAAAGCGATTATTTTGATAATCATCAATTGCTTGCTCAATCTCAGCACGCGTATTCATAACGAAGGGACCATATTGAACAATTGGCTCATGCAGAGGTAAAGCCGCCAAAACAATAAATTGAGCACCAACAGACCCTGCTTTCGCTTTAAAGCGATCGCCATCACCAAGAACAATGGCAGCCTGCTTTGGAACTGACCTCGAGGGTGCACCAATCTCTAACTCACCCTCGTATACATAGACAAACGCATTGAGCTCTTTTGGAATGCGGTGTTCAAATTCAGCGCCAGAAGGTAAGTGCACATCCAAAAATAATGGCGATGTAGTAATACCCTGAATGGGGCCTTGAACATCTTTACCGTTTTGAATGAATGCGCCCGCGATCACCTTTACTGCACCGCCGTTTTCTAGAGCAAGCTTGGGAATCTCGTCTACTTGAATATCTTTGTACCCTGCCGCTTTCATCTTTTCCTTGGCCGGCAGGTTAATCCACAATTGAAAGCCGCGCATAGCACCGCTAACCTGCTGTGGCATCTCAGAGTGAATAATGCCGCGCCCTGCCGTCATCCATTGAACGCCACCAGTCTTTAAGTGCCCTTGATTGCCTAAATGATCTTCATGCAACATATGCCCTTCCAACATATAGGTCACCGTCTCAAAACCCCGATGTGGATGTGCTGGAAAGCCAGCTACATAGTCATTCGGATCATTGGAGGAAAACTCATCTAGCATCAAGAAAGGATCTAGCCTGACTTGATTCTGCCCACCAAGACTGCGTCGCAACTTCACACCTGCGCCATCAGATGTAGCGATTCCAGGAATAATCGTTTGGATGTTGCGGATCATATTGATATAAATCTTTCCTTTTTAGACTGGTGGATGTTCTTCAGGATGAACATCTAATGCAATCAAAAAGCGAGATACCATGTTGTAAGCGGCAATCACCGTCACCAGTTCTACCGTATCAGTACTTCCCAAGGATTTTTGCAAACGCTTCATTAGCTCAGGATCCACTTTGATGTTGCGAGTCATCTGAAAGGTTAACTCAGCAGCGTCGTTTTCTACAGGGGAATACAACTCTTTTGGAAAATTCGGCTGCCCAATAAGACGTATACCTTGAACTTGCTCTTCTGTACCGCCCGCTTTCTTAAAAGGAGGTGCATGGTGAAAAAATTCATACTCAGCGCCATTTAATACTGCTACCCCGCACATGGCTAACTCACGTAGCTTAGGATCTAAAGAAAGGTTATTACGAATCTCACCAATGAAATGATTCCAACCCTCCGCAATAGGAACGCTATGCAAAAGCATACGATCCAAATTAATAAACTGACCGCCGCGTCGTTTGCGAATAGCGGCCACCAACTCAGCTGGCTCAGCCAAATCCATTGGCTGGTATGGTATTAAACGTTCTGACATAGATACCTTTTATAAATACTTCTTACTGAGCAGTTTCTTTAATATTGTTTTCAATGACGAACTTGCCCCAGATGCCAATTTGCTTGCCAATAAATTCGCGAGCCGCATCAGGCGTACCGCCCACAATCTCAATACCTTGAGCCTTGAACTTTTCGGCAACAGCGGGAGTCTTCAATGCTTTATTCAAAGCTTTGTTCATTGAGTCAACGATCGCTGGAGGTGTTTTACCTGGCGCCACTACTGCCCACCAAGCTGGCGCACTAAACCCAGGAAAACCACTCTCTGAAATAGTCGGCACCTTAGGCAATGAAGGTGATCTCTTGGCTGTAGTAATCACCAATGGAATTACGCCCCCACTATCAATATGCGGCTTTACTAAAAACTCTGAGCCAACTGCTAATTCAACTTGACCGCCTAATGCATCTTGCATCAAAGGACCGCCGCCACGATAAGGAATATGGTTCCAATCAAAGCCTGCTTGTTTTGCAAGACGAGCCATTGCCAAATGCCCCAAACTACCAATACCGATTGAGCCGTAGCTAAACTGTTTACCAGTCTTTGAGAGATCAACTAGTTGCTTAAAACTAGTAATGCCAGACTTCTTGCTGGCAACTAAAACCATTGGTGATGTGCCCACCAAAATCACAGGCGCAATATCTTTGATGGAGTCATAGGGAAGCTTGTCTTTCAGACTCGGATTAACGCCATGGGTGTCAAATACCACCGCAAAGGTATAACCATCAGGATCAGATCGAGTCATAGCCGAAGTGCCAATAACGCCTGATGCACCCCCAATATTTTCAACAATCACGTTTTGCTTTAACTCAGCCTGTAAAGCGGGAGCCAAAACCCGTGCTACCTGATCAACTGAGCCACCTGGCGGGAATACAGCAATCAAACGGATTGGTTTTTGGGTGGGCCAGGTGCCCACTCCTGCAGTTTGAGCTAGTACAAATCCACTCAGGCCAAAGACTATAAGTGAACCTAATATGATGTTTTTAAAGGCTCTTTTGGCCGATTTTATTAAATCCAGCATGGGTTTGTCTCCTATAAATAAGACCTTAAGGTTAACACCCCTGTAGCCTATTTGCTCGATAATGCAAAGGTAGCCAAGCGAGAGAAAAATGAAGTCAATCCTGAATATTGCCGCCTATTTATTTGTTAGCCTAGATGGCTTGCCAGAACTGCGCGCCAAGATACTAGATGAATGCAATGCTCGCCACTTGAAGGGCACAATCTTATTAACTGCCGAGGGCATCAACATGTTCCTTGCAGGCAGAGCGGATGAACTACGTGGTTTTTTAAATTGGTTACGCACCGATCCTCGGTTTGCACCACTAACAGCCAAGGAAAGCTGGTCAGAAGATCAGCCTTTCAAAAAGATGTTGGTCAAACTGAAAAATGAAATCATCCGCATGAATCATCCGACCATTCAACCAGAGAAGGGTCGAGCAAATTTCATTAGCCCCAAGAAATTACAAGAATGGCTAGATCGCGGAACCGACGATCTTGGACGTCCAGTCGTTATGGTAGACACACGAAATGCTTTTGAGGTTGACTACGGAACCTTTGAGAATGCTTTGCATTTCAATATTGAAAAGTTCACCGAGTTTCCTGCAGCGATTTCAGCACACAAAGACGAATTAGCAGATAAAACACTCGTTAGCTTCTGCACTGGCGGCATTCGCTGCGAAAAATCCGGCCTTTATATGCGAGAAATAGGCATGGAACACAGCTACCAGCTTGAGGGCGGGATTCTGAAGTATTTCGAAGAGGTTGGCTCTGCCCACTACCAAGGTAGTTGCTTTGTCTTTGATGAGCGCGAGGCGCTCGAGCCCAATCTCGACTCGATCCCAGTAGAGCGCTCTATCCGTAAAAAACTTAAAGCGAGCACATCCTGATATGGGTTGAGCACATAAATAGTAAAATTACCAAGCTGTATCAAACTAATAAATAACAATAATTCGGACTCGAGACATGTCTACATCGATTAATCGGCAAAAGCCGATTTTTTTGTCATTCTTTCTATTTGCATTTCTGGGAATGGCAATCCAGCTCAATGCTCAGGCACAAAGTGCCGGACCAGCATATCCTGTTAAACCTATCAAACTTATTGCACCTGTCGCCGCTGGAGGTGGCTTAGATAATATTGCGCGTGCAGTAGCAGAAAAACTTTCTCGCTCCATCGGCCAAACGGTCGTTGTAGAAAATATGGGCGGTGGTGGTGGATCTATAGCCTCACAAGCAACCGCTAAAGCACCAGCAGATGGCTACACCCTGATGATTGCCTATGTAGGTACACATGGAACCAATCCTGCGGTACGCAAATTGCCCTATGACGCGATCAAGGATTTCACACCAATCGGTATGATAGGCGCCACGCCGAATGTCCTAATCATTAATCCCGAATTACCCATCAAGAACTTTAAAGAGTTTGTGGATTATGCAAAAAAGAACCCGGCTAAATTAAGCTATGGTTCCGCAGGGCCAGGGACTCTTACCCACCTAGGTATGGAGCAACTCAAATTAGCCGCCGGAATCTTTATGGTGCACGTACCTTACCGAGGTGTTGGTCCTGCATATACTGATCTCTTAGCGGGTCAAACTCAAGCTATGTTCCCCACCTTGTTTGCCGCGCTCCCTTACATCTCCACCAATCGGGTTCGTGGACTTGCCGTTACCGGATCTAAGCGTAGTTCAGCTGCGCCCAATATTCCAACCTTTAAGGAGTTGGGTTACAACGGTTTTGATGGTCAACAATGGTACGGCTTAGTAGGCCCCGCTAATCTACCGCCTGCGATTGTCACAAAACTCAATGCAGAATTAAATAAGGTGCTCGCTTTGCCAGACTTCTCGGAAAAAATGACAAGCGAGGCTATGACATTAATGCCCATGACGCCTGCGCAATTTACCAATTACATCAAAGAAGATATTGCACGCTGGGCAAAAGTAGCCAAAGACCGCAATATCGAAATTGAATAACTTCTCATTCACTTATCTATCCAAAAATTATCTAAATCAATTTATAGGAACTCAAATATGTCCCACGCTATCGCCGCAGCAGCTGATCTAAATGCTCCGCCAGTTACTAAAATTTTGGCTGAGTTCGTAAATGCACACCCAAGCCAGGGTTGGACTCCAGAAGTTGAGCATGAAGCTCATCGTACATTTTTAAATTGGCTTGGTTGCGCTATCGGCGCCGCCAATCATGAAAGTGTTGAATCTTCATTGGCCGCCATTCGTGAATTTCAACCAGCTCCACAAGCTAGTATTTTAGGGCGCAAAGATAAAGTGGACATGGGTGGCGCGGCATTGATTAACGGCATTAGCTCCCACACTTTCGACTTTGATGACACTCATCTCAAAACAGTGATCCACCCAGCAGGTCCTGTTGCTTCAGCCATCTTGGCTCTTGGCGAACATATCAACGCGAATGGACGTCAAATGATTGACTCTTTAATTCTTGGAATTGATGTAGCTTGCCGAGTTGGTAATGCAATGTACCCAGATCATTACCATCGTGGCTGGCATATTACTGGCTCCACAGGTATGCTTGGCTCTGCCGCTGCATGCTCTCGCTTAATGGGTCTAGACCTTCAGAAAACTACTATGGCTCTTGGTATTGCAGCATCGCAACCAGTTGGTATGCGTGAGCAATTCGGCACCATGACAAAACCATTTCATCCGGGTGGTGCTGCACGAGCAGGACAACTTTCTGCTTTGCTCGCAAAGCATGGATTTACTGCTAGCCCTAAAGCGCTTGAAGCTGGTCGCGGATATATGCAAACCGTATCTACTAAGTGTGATTGGACTGAGATTGATCGTGCCCTAGGAAAGTCTTTTGAGATTTCCTTAAATACATATAAGCCTTTTGCTTGTGGCATTGTGATTCATCCAGCCATTGATGCTTGTGCGCAATTACGCGCCCAAGGCGTTAAAGCAGAAGATGTTGAGCGTATTGAATTGCGCGTACACCCATTGGTCTTGGAATTAACTGGCAAAAAAACGCCTAAAGATGGGCTAGAAGGTAAGTTCAGCGTTTATCACGGCTGTGCCGTAGGTTTAATTTTTGGCCAAGCAGGCGAAGGGGAATATGCGGATGACATCGTCAACCGTCCTGACGTTGTCGCTCTGCGCGCTAAAGTGAATGCCACCACTGATACCTCCATTAGTGAAGCTTCTGTTGACGTCAAAGCATTCTTGAAAGACGGCAAAGAAGTGCACATTTTTGTGAAGAATGCGATTGGCTCTGTAGAAAACCCAATGAGTGACGCCAACTTAGAGCAAAAGTTCACTAGTTTGGCTGAACCAATTATTGGCAAAGAAAAAACTCGTCAACTAATTTCTGCTTTGTGGAAATTAGGCCAAGCGCAAGACCTCAAACAAATTCTGAGCCTTTGCACTCCAGACTAATCTCAACCGAAAGCTTTTTTATGGCCTCATTACCAAACATCGTTGTACTCGGAGACTACGAGCGCGCTCTACGTCGCTTTTCTAATTGGGACAAGTTAGACCAGCAAGCGAATCTTACGTTTCATCATGAGCCCCTGCGAGATGAAGCTTTATTTGAGGCTGTAAAAGATGCCGATGCTATTGCCATTGTTAGAGATCGCTCCCCATTCAATGAAGCGATGATCGCTCGCTTACCAAAGCTAAAGTTCTTGATGTTTACTGGTGAACGTAACGTCACCTTGGAGGCAGCTGCTTTAGTTTCCAGAAATATTCCAATGGCATGCACACCCGGCGGTCCATCCAAAGAAACCACCGCAGAATTAACCTGGGCTTTGATTCTGGGTGCCTCCAAGCGACTCGTAGAAGAAAACAAATTGATTGCCTCTGGTGGTTGGCGTGATGCAATGTCTCTGCTACCAATGCTTTCGGGTGAACGCTTGGGCATTATGGGTCTTGGCGCAATTGGTAGTCGCGTAGCGCGCGTTGGCGCAGCATTTGGCATGGAAGTAGTAGCTTGGAGTCCACGCATGACACCAGAGCGAGCTGCCGCAGAAAATGCTAAAGCAGTAAGCTTAGATGAGCTTCTGAAAACCTCCAAAGTTGTATCCATGCACTTAGTGGCTGGCCCTGGAACAAAAGGTTTAATTAGCGCAGATCAATTGGCCCTTATGCGCCCTGACTCGATCCTTGTGAACACCTCCCGCGCAGCCCTTATTAATATGCCCGATCTTCAGAAAGCATTAGCTGCAGGTAGGCCTGGGCAAGCTGCAGTAGATGTCTTTGATATTGAACCGCTCCCTGAAAATGACGCACTCCGCAATACTCCCAACCTATTAGTCACACCCCATCTCGGATTTATTGCTGAACCTATTTTTGAAGCTTTCTCAAAAGGAATTACTGAGACATTAGAAGCATGGCTTGAAAATAAACCTCTGCCACATCCCTTTAAGCCTCAATAAACTTCAGCCAAAAGCTCTATTCGTGAATAGTCTGA
Encoded here:
- a CDS encoding MmgE/PrpD family protein, whose translation is MSHAIAAAADLNAPPVTKILAEFVNAHPSQGWTPEVEHEAHRTFLNWLGCAIGAANHESVESSLAAIREFQPAPQASILGRKDKVDMGGAALINGISSHTFDFDDTHLKTVIHPAGPVASAILALGEHINANGRQMIDSLILGIDVACRVGNAMYPDHYHRGWHITGSTGMLGSAAACSRLMGLDLQKTTMALGIAASQPVGMREQFGTMTKPFHPGGAARAGQLSALLAKHGFTASPKALEAGRGYMQTVSTKCDWTEIDRALGKSFEISLNTYKPFACGIVIHPAIDACAQLRAQGVKAEDVERIELRVHPLVLELTGKKTPKDGLEGKFSVYHGCAVGLIFGQAGEGEYADDIVNRPDVVALRAKVNATTDTSISEASVDVKAFLKDGKEVHIFVKNAIGSVENPMSDANLEQKFTSLAEPIIGKEKTRQLISALWKLGQAQDLKQILSLCTPD
- a CDS encoding D-2-hydroxyacid dehydrogenase family protein, giving the protein MASLPNIVVLGDYERALRRFSNWDKLDQQANLTFHHEPLRDEALFEAVKDADAIAIVRDRSPFNEAMIARLPKLKFLMFTGERNVTLEAAALVSRNIPMACTPGGPSKETTAELTWALILGASKRLVEENKLIASGGWRDAMSLLPMLSGERLGIMGLGAIGSRVARVGAAFGMEVVAWSPRMTPERAAAENAKAVSLDELLKTSKVVSMHLVAGPGTKGLISADQLALMRPDSILVNTSRAALINMPDLQKALAAGRPGQAAVDVFDIEPLPENDALRNTPNLLVTPHLGFIAEPIFEAFSKGITETLEAWLENKPLPHPFKPQ